A genome region from Streptomyces sp. NBC_01296 includes the following:
- a CDS encoding DUF6332 family protein, with translation MERRTQEDRDAITIEIGYAFVSACFAAALVFGAVYGPALVFDVSPTTDAVLTLTGGVLAGAAFLFRVTHVLWRFARRPENNGR, from the coding sequence ATGGAACGACGTACACAGGAGGACCGCGACGCGATCACGATAGAGATCGGCTACGCCTTCGTCAGCGCGTGCTTCGCGGCCGCCCTCGTGTTCGGGGCGGTGTACGGCCCCGCCCTGGTCTTCGACGTCTCCCCCACCACCGATGCCGTCCTGACCCTGACGGGCGGGGTGCTGGCCGGGGCGGCGTTCCTGTTCCGGGTCACGCACGTCCTGTGGCGCTTCGCCCGCCGCCCGGAGAACAACGGTCGCTGA
- a CDS encoding maleylpyruvate isomerase family mycothiol-dependent enzyme, with product MKITEYVETLAREGELLADTAERAGTDAPVPTCPGWRVSDLLQHTGAVHRWAAGYVRDAVVEPGPFPDAPELVGSELLAWYREAHEALVRTLTEAPADVQCWTFLPTAAPSPLAFWARRQAHETAVHRMDAEAALGVAFAPLAPEFAEDGVDELLTGFHARPRSRMRTEEPRVLRIRAADTGAVWTMHLSAEPPRTVAGDTGEPADCEVVGEAAWLYAALWNRLPLLGPGVTGDESLARHWAETAGIG from the coding sequence ATGAAGATCACAGAGTATGTGGAGACCCTTGCGCGGGAAGGCGAGTTGCTCGCCGACACGGCCGAACGGGCGGGTACGGATGCCCCGGTGCCCACCTGTCCGGGGTGGCGGGTTTCCGATCTGCTGCAGCACACGGGTGCGGTGCACCGGTGGGCCGCCGGGTACGTCAGGGACGCCGTCGTGGAGCCGGGCCCGTTCCCGGACGCCCCCGAGCTGGTCGGCTCCGAGCTGCTGGCCTGGTACCGGGAGGCGCACGAGGCCCTGGTCCGGACGCTGACCGAGGCTCCGGCCGATGTGCAGTGCTGGACCTTCCTGCCGACGGCCGCGCCGTCGCCGCTGGCGTTCTGGGCGCGCCGGCAGGCGCACGAGACCGCCGTGCACCGGATGGACGCGGAGGCGGCGCTCGGCGTGGCCTTCGCACCGCTGGCACCGGAGTTCGCCGAGGACGGGGTGGACGAACTGCTGACGGGCTTCCATGCGCGGCCGCGCAGCCGGATGCGGACCGAGGAGCCGCGGGTGCTGCGGATCCGCGCTGCCGACACGGGCGCGGTGTGGACCATGCACCTGTCGGCGGAGCCGCCCCGCACGGTGGCGGGCGACACGGGCGAACCGGCGGACTGCGAAGTCGTCGGCGAGGCGGCGTGGCTGTACGCGGCGCTGTGGAACCGGCTCCCGCTGCTGGGCCCCGGGGTGACCGGGGACGAGTCGCTGGCGCGGCACTGGGCCGAGACGGCCGGCATCGGCTGA
- a CDS encoding alpha-ketoglutarate-dependent dioxygenase AlkB family protein has translation MDGEPAELFPRERTEIAPGAVHVPDWLAPERQRELLEACRAWARPPAGLRTVRTPGGGTMTARQVCLGLHWYPYGYARTAVDGDGAPVKPMPGRLAELGREAVTAAYGRPAPAGGGAGTGTGTGTGAAEEYDIALINFYDGDSRMGMHRDAEEKSGAPVVSLSLGDTCVFRFGNTASRGRPYQDVLLRSGDLFVFGGPARLAYHGVPKVLPGTGPPWLGLTGRLNITLRIGGLGTPPD, from the coding sequence ATGGACGGGGAACCCGCGGAACTCTTCCCGCGCGAGCGGACCGAGATCGCCCCCGGCGCCGTGCACGTGCCCGACTGGCTCGCGCCCGAGCGCCAGCGGGAGCTGCTCGAGGCCTGCCGCGCCTGGGCGCGCCCGCCCGCAGGGCTGCGCACCGTACGGACACCCGGCGGCGGGACGATGACCGCCCGCCAGGTGTGCCTCGGGCTGCACTGGTACCCGTACGGGTACGCCCGCACCGCGGTGGACGGCGACGGGGCCCCGGTCAAACCGATGCCCGGCCGGCTCGCGGAGCTGGGGCGCGAGGCGGTGACCGCGGCGTACGGCCGGCCGGCGCCGGCCGGGGGCGGGGCGGGAACCGGAACCGGAACCGGAACCGGAGCCGCCGAGGAGTACGACATCGCGCTGATCAACTTCTACGACGGCGACTCCCGCATGGGCATGCACCGCGACGCCGAGGAGAAGTCCGGGGCGCCGGTCGTCTCCCTCAGCCTCGGCGATACGTGCGTCTTCCGCTTCGGCAACACCGCCTCCCGTGGCCGCCCCTACCAGGACGTGCTGCTGCGCAGCGGCGATCTGTTCGTCTTCGGCGGCCCGGCCCGGCTGGCCTATCACGGGGTGCCGAAGGTCCTGCCCGGCACCGGCCCGCCCTGGCTCGGGCTGACCGGGCGGCTGAACATCACCCTGCGGATCGGCGGGCTGGGGACACCGCCCGACTGA
- a CDS encoding ROK family protein — protein sequence MNGNGAPPRVGERTKLERGRGALGPALELVHTGRAPTRAVLTAELGVTRATAGAVAAELEALGLIRVDSRPGGAGGTQGRPSHRLSIDENGPVALAAQVHPDGFRAALVGLGGRIVATAPGKVTVSADPAQVLGAVVEAGAALLADTGRRCIGAGLAVPSAVAEPDGTALNPLHLAWPAGSPVRAVFAECVKAAGIDGPALTGNDVNLAALAEHRHGAGRSAQHLLCVATGHRGVGGALVLDGRLHSGSSGLALEVGHLTVNPEGRPCHCGSRGCLDVEADPLAFLTTAGRTPGPEVSLLQQARDLLREEYAEPAVRAAAEELIDRLGLGLAGLVNILNPDRIILGGLHRELLHADPERLRAVVADRSLWGRSGGVPILPCTLDHNSLVGAAELAWQPVLDDPLGALGAAA from the coding sequence ATGAACGGCAACGGGGCCCCACCGCGGGTGGGGGAGAGGACCAAGCTGGAGCGGGGCCGCGGCGCCCTCGGCCCGGCGCTGGAGCTCGTCCACACGGGCCGGGCCCCGACCCGCGCCGTCCTGACGGCCGAGCTCGGCGTCACCCGTGCCACCGCCGGGGCCGTCGCCGCCGAGCTGGAGGCGCTCGGGCTGATCCGCGTGGACTCCCGCCCGGGTGGCGCCGGCGGCACCCAGGGCCGTCCCTCGCACCGGCTCTCCATCGACGAGAACGGCCCCGTGGCGCTGGCCGCGCAGGTCCACCCCGACGGGTTCCGGGCCGCGCTGGTCGGCCTCGGCGGCCGGATCGTGGCCACCGCCCCGGGCAAGGTCACGGTCTCCGCGGACCCGGCGCAGGTGCTGGGCGCCGTCGTCGAGGCGGGTGCGGCGCTGCTCGCCGACACCGGCCGCCGCTGCATCGGTGCCGGACTCGCGGTCCCGTCGGCGGTCGCGGAGCCGGACGGTACGGCGCTCAACCCGCTGCACCTGGCCTGGCCGGCCGGGTCTCCCGTACGGGCGGTGTTCGCGGAGTGCGTGAAGGCGGCCGGGATCGACGGCCCGGCGCTGACCGGGAACGACGTCAACCTGGCCGCGCTCGCCGAGCACCGGCACGGCGCGGGCCGCAGCGCCCAGCACCTGCTGTGCGTGGCCACGGGCCACCGCGGGGTGGGCGGCGCGCTGGTGCTGGACGGCCGCCTGCACAGCGGGAGTTCGGGCCTCGCACTGGAGGTCGGCCACCTCACCGTCAACCCGGAGGGGCGGCCCTGCCACTGCGGCAGCCGCGGCTGCCTGGACGTGGAGGCGGACCCGCTGGCCTTCCTGACCACGGCGGGCCGCACCCCGGGCCCGGAGGTGTCGCTGCTCCAGCAGGCCCGCGACCTGCTGCGCGAGGAGTACGCGGAGCCGGCGGTACGGGCGGCCGCCGAGGAGCTCATCGACCGGCTGGGCCTCGGCCTCGCGGGGCTCGTGAACATCCTGAACCCGGACCGGATCATCCTGGGCGGCCTGCACCGGGAGCTGCTGCACGCGGACCCGGAGCGGCTGCGCGCGGTGGTCGCGGACCGCAGCCTGTGGGGGCGCAGCGGGGGAGTGCCGATCCTGCCGTGCACCCTGGACCACAACAGCCTGGTCGGCGCGGCGGAACTGGCCTGGCAGCCGGTGCTGGACGACCCGCTGGGGGCCTTGGGCGCGGCGGCCTAG
- a CDS encoding ATP-binding protein produces MISHSRRHCVVELQALPSRIGQIRRIVSAQLRHWQLDPLIDRAALGVTELLSNVHRHAQPDKTCTVEIELRLGRLTVSVYDSDPRLPVLREAAADALETCGRGLALVAAVSEAWGARNQADGPGKVVWFSLRAAPAASAQQRPVGNGSMPVREPVPTVVVAVDPGAVPTVMPVAASVGARPG; encoded by the coding sequence GTGATCAGTCATTCACGCAGGCACTGCGTCGTGGAACTGCAGGCCTTGCCGTCCCGGATCGGGCAGATCCGAAGGATCGTTTCGGCGCAACTGCGCCACTGGCAGCTCGATCCGCTCATAGACCGGGCTGCGCTCGGCGTGACGGAGCTGCTCAGCAACGTCCACCGCCATGCGCAGCCGGACAAGACGTGCACGGTCGAGATCGAGCTGCGGCTGGGGCGGCTCACGGTCTCGGTGTACGACAGCGATCCGCGGCTTCCCGTACTGCGGGAGGCGGCCGCGGACGCCCTGGAGACCTGCGGGCGCGGGCTCGCGCTGGTCGCGGCGGTCAGCGAGGCCTGGGGCGCGCGCAACCAGGCCGACGGCCCCGGCAAGGTGGTGTGGTTCTCGCTCCGCGCCGCCCCGGCGGCATCGGCGCAGCAGCGTCCGGTCGGCAACGGATCGATGCCCGTACGAGAACCCGTGCCGACGGTGGTCGTCGCCGTGGACCCGGGCGCCGTCCCGACGGTCATGCCGGTGGCGGCGTCGGTCGGCGCCAGGCCCGGGTGA